The following coding sequences are from one Odocoileus virginianus isolate 20LAN1187 ecotype Illinois chromosome 7, Ovbor_1.2, whole genome shotgun sequence window:
- the LOC110148338 gene encoding synaptotagmin-15 isoform X2 yields the protein MAEQVALVIGGILGGLLLLLLLIGVSYYLWKRLCATFTYEELSGTTAASSAQGDAICPPDARTQASRPPGVPFVVPPSLQSRDWVPLSSGEWAQVPQDPYPAPKLLPHTTSSNLGDACVAGTINPELYKIPEDKSEADFPEGCLGRLWFSVEYQQEAERLLVGLIKAQRLHTPSENCGLLVKLHLLPDERRFLQSKTKRRTSSPQFDEQFIFQVSSKSVTQRVLRFSVYLVDRQRKHQLLGQVLFPLKKETLAGNCRHILWRDLEAESLEPPSEFGDLQFCLSYNDRLNRLTVVVLRAKGLRLRENTSFVSKVSPWGRAHPMILEPGARVWPSTLAIQFLLACATRSIAASQAMSSLSTQLGCEKLLPYVDPEAAAPWPSPRPLRTLRPSLPLPLPKAVPWLLYCAVCPQPCPSAKQGLPPGQGAVNRVSLHAELDTRLELRSWRNGDPALAHPKCPAPLWGPRQGGGCLPLVRLCIWVTISKLAFSLPLWVQNRSNSNSPPKKPKNLTSEWGV from the exons ATGGCAG AGCAGGTGGCCCTGGTGATTGGGGGCATCCTtggggggctgctgctgctgctgctgttgattGGGGTGAGCTACTATCTCTGGAAGAGACTCTGTGCCACGTTCACCTATGAGGAGCTGTCAGGGACCACAGCTGCTTCCAGCGCACAGGGAGACGCGATCTGCCCCCCGGATGCCAGGACCCAGGCAAGCAG GCCACCAGGTGTACCATTTGTGGTGCCCCCTTCCCTCCAAAGCCGAGACTGGGTACCCCTGAGCAGCGGAGAGTGGGCCCAGGTCCCACAGGACCCCTACCCAGCCCCGAAGCTCCTGCCCCACACCACCAGCAGCAATCTTG GAGATGCATGCGTGGCAGGGACCATCAACCCTGAGCTCTACAAGATCCCAGAGGACAAAAGTGAGGCTGACTTCCCTGAGGGCTGCCTGGGACGGCTGTGGTTCTCTGTGGAATACCAGCAGGAGGCCGAGCGGCTGCTGGTGGGCCTGATCAAGGCGCAGCGGCTGCACACCCCCTCAGAGAACTGTGGCCTCCTGGTGAAGCTCCACCTGCTGCCGGATGAGCGGCGCTTCCTCCAATCTAAGACCAAACGCAGAACCAGCAGTCCACAGTTCGACGAACAGTTCatctttcag GTATCCAGCAAGAGCGTCACCCAGAGGGTGCTGAGATTCTCAGTGTACCTCGTGGACAGGCAGAGGAAGCATCAACTCCTTGGCCAGGTGCTGTTCCCCCTCAAGAAGGAGACACTGGCGGGCAACTGCCGGCACATCCTCTGGAGAGACCTGGAAGCCGAGAGCCTGGAG CCTCCCTCCGAATTTGGTGACCTCCAGTTCTGCCTCAGCTACAATGACCGTCTGAACCGCCTCACCGTGGTCGTGCTGCGAGCCAAGGGACTCCGGCTCCGGGAGAACACGAGTTTTGTCAGTAAGGTTTCCCCCTGGGGCAGGGCCCACCCCATGATCTTGGAGCCTGGAGCTAGAGTCTGGCCCTCAACCCTGGCCATCCAGTTTCTGCTTGCATGTGCTACCAGGAGCATTGCTGCCTCCCAAGCCATGTCCTCCCTCTCTACACAACTGGGGTGTGAGAAATTGCTTCCTTATGTTGATCCCGAGGCTGCAGCCCCTTGGCCTTCACCAAGACCCCTAAGAACCCTGAGACCAAGTCTGCCCCTCCCTTTGCCCAAAGCAGTGCCTTGGCTGCTGTACTGTGCTGTctgtccccagccctgcccttctGCAAAGCAAGGGCTCCCCCCAGGGCAGGGAGCAGTGAACAGGGTGTCCCTGCATGCAGAGCTTGACACTCGGCTAGAACTCAGGAGCTGGAGGAATGGGGACCCTGCTCTGGCTCACCCTAAATGTCCAGCCCCATTGTGGGGCCCCCGGCAAGGGGGTGGCTGTCTGCCCCTTGTGCGTCTCTGCATTTGGGTCACTATAAGCAAGCTGGCATTCAGCCTTCCACTGTGGGTTCAAAACCGATCTAATAGcaactcccccccaaaaaaaccaaaaaacttgaCCTCTGAATGGGGTGTTTAA
- the LOC110148338 gene encoding synaptotagmin-15 isoform X5, with protein sequence MAEQVALVIGGILGGLLLLLLLIGVSYYLWKRLCATFTYEELSGTTAASSAQGDAICPPDARTQASRPPGVPFVVPPSLQSRDWVPLSSGEWAQVPQDPYPAPKLLPHTTSSNLGDACVAGTINPELYKIPEDKSEADFPEGCLGRLWFSVEYQQEAERLLVGLIKAQRLHTPSENCGLLVKLHLLPDERRFLQSKTKRRTSSPQFDEQFIFQVSSKSVTQRVLRFSVYLVDRQRKHQLLGQVLFPLKKETLAGNCRHILWRDLEAESLEPPSEFGDLQFCLSYNDRLNRLTVVVLRAKGLRLRENTSFVSVFVKVSLMNHNKFVKCKKTSAVLGSTNPVYSETFSFKANPAELDTASLSLTVLQSAEGDRSHELGRVVVGPYMYTRGRELEHWNEMLSKPKELVKRWHALCCTTEP encoded by the exons ATGGCAG AGCAGGTGGCCCTGGTGATTGGGGGCATCCTtggggggctgctgctgctgctgctgttgattGGGGTGAGCTACTATCTCTGGAAGAGACTCTGTGCCACGTTCACCTATGAGGAGCTGTCAGGGACCACAGCTGCTTCCAGCGCACAGGGAGACGCGATCTGCCCCCCGGATGCCAGGACCCAGGCAAGCAG GCCACCAGGTGTACCATTTGTGGTGCCCCCTTCCCTCCAAAGCCGAGACTGGGTACCCCTGAGCAGCGGAGAGTGGGCCCAGGTCCCACAGGACCCCTACCCAGCCCCGAAGCTCCTGCCCCACACCACCAGCAGCAATCTTG GAGATGCATGCGTGGCAGGGACCATCAACCCTGAGCTCTACAAGATCCCAGAGGACAAAAGTGAGGCTGACTTCCCTGAGGGCTGCCTGGGACGGCTGTGGTTCTCTGTGGAATACCAGCAGGAGGCCGAGCGGCTGCTGGTGGGCCTGATCAAGGCGCAGCGGCTGCACACCCCCTCAGAGAACTGTGGCCTCCTGGTGAAGCTCCACCTGCTGCCGGATGAGCGGCGCTTCCTCCAATCTAAGACCAAACGCAGAACCAGCAGTCCACAGTTCGACGAACAGTTCatctttcag GTATCCAGCAAGAGCGTCACCCAGAGGGTGCTGAGATTCTCAGTGTACCTCGTGGACAGGCAGAGGAAGCATCAACTCCTTGGCCAGGTGCTGTTCCCCCTCAAGAAGGAGACACTGGCGGGCAACTGCCGGCACATCCTCTGGAGAGACCTGGAAGCCGAGAGCCTGGAG CCTCCCTCCGAATTTGGTGACCTCCAGTTCTGCCTCAGCTACAATGACCGTCTGAACCGCCTCACCGTGGTCGTGCTGCGAGCCAAGGGACTCCGGCTCCGGGAGAACACGAGTTTTGTCA GTGTGTTTGTCAAAGTGTCTCTGATGAACCACAACAAGTTTGTCAAGTGCAAGAAGACGTCGGCTGTGCTGGGCTCCACCAACCCTGTGTACAGTGAGACCTTCAGCTTCAAAGCCAACCCCGCTGAGCTGGACACTGCGAGCCTCAGCCTGACCGTGCTGCAGAGTGCCGAAGGGGACA GGAGTCACGAGCTGGGCCGGGTGGTGGTGGGCCCCTACATGTACACCCGCGGCAGAGAACTGGAGCACTGGAATGAGATGCTTAGCAAACCCAAGGAGTTGGTGAAACGCTGGCATGCACTTTGCTGCACCACTGAGCCCTAA
- the LOC110148338 gene encoding synaptotagmin-15 isoform X3: MRSCQGPQLLPAHRETRSAPRMPGPRQAGDACVAGTINPELYKIPEDKSEADFPEGCLGRLWFSVEYQQEAERLLVGLIKAQRLHTPSENCGLLVKLHLLPDERRFLQSKTKRRTSSPQFDEQFIFQVSSKSVTQRVLRFSVYLVDRQRKHQLLGQVLFPLKKETLAGNCRHILWRDLEAESLEVKPPSEFGDLQFCLSYNDRLNRLTVVVLRAKGLRLRENTSFVSKVSPWGRAHPMILEPGARVWPSTLAIQFLLACATRSIAASQAMSSLSTQLGCEKLLPYVDPEAAAPWPSPRPLRTLRPSLPLPLPKAVPWLLYCAVCPQPCPSAKQGLPPGQGAVNRVSLHAELDTRLELRSWRNGDPALAHPKCPAPLWGPRQGGGCLPLVRLCIWVTISKLAFSLPLWVQNRSNSNSPPKKPKNLTSEWGV; the protein is encoded by the exons ATGAGGAGCTGTCAGGGACCACAGCTGCTTCCAGCGCACAGGGAGACGCGATCTGCCCCCCGGATGCCAGGACCCAGGCAAGCAG GAGATGCATGCGTGGCAGGGACCATCAACCCTGAGCTCTACAAGATCCCAGAGGACAAAAGTGAGGCTGACTTCCCTGAGGGCTGCCTGGGACGGCTGTGGTTCTCTGTGGAATACCAGCAGGAGGCCGAGCGGCTGCTGGTGGGCCTGATCAAGGCGCAGCGGCTGCACACCCCCTCAGAGAACTGTGGCCTCCTGGTGAAGCTCCACCTGCTGCCGGATGAGCGGCGCTTCCTCCAATCTAAGACCAAACGCAGAACCAGCAGTCCACAGTTCGACGAACAGTTCatctttcag GTATCCAGCAAGAGCGTCACCCAGAGGGTGCTGAGATTCTCAGTGTACCTCGTGGACAGGCAGAGGAAGCATCAACTCCTTGGCCAGGTGCTGTTCCCCCTCAAGAAGGAGACACTGGCGGGCAACTGCCGGCACATCCTCTGGAGAGACCTGGAAGCCGAGAGCCTGGAGGTAAAG CCTCCCTCCGAATTTGGTGACCTCCAGTTCTGCCTCAGCTACAATGACCGTCTGAACCGCCTCACCGTGGTCGTGCTGCGAGCCAAGGGACTCCGGCTCCGGGAGAACACGAGTTTTGTCAGTAAGGTTTCCCCCTGGGGCAGGGCCCACCCCATGATCTTGGAGCCTGGAGCTAGAGTCTGGCCCTCAACCCTGGCCATCCAGTTTCTGCTTGCATGTGCTACCAGGAGCATTGCTGCCTCCCAAGCCATGTCCTCCCTCTCTACACAACTGGGGTGTGAGAAATTGCTTCCTTATGTTGATCCCGAGGCTGCAGCCCCTTGGCCTTCACCAAGACCCCTAAGAACCCTGAGACCAAGTCTGCCCCTCCCTTTGCCCAAAGCAGTGCCTTGGCTGCTGTACTGTGCTGTctgtccccagccctgcccttctGCAAAGCAAGGGCTCCCCCCAGGGCAGGGAGCAGTGAACAGGGTGTCCCTGCATGCAGAGCTTGACACTCGGCTAGAACTCAGGAGCTGGAGGAATGGGGACCCTGCTCTGGCTCACCCTAAATGTCCAGCCCCATTGTGGGGCCCCCGGCAAGGGGGTGGCTGTCTGCCCCTTGTGCGTCTCTGCATTTGGGTCACTATAAGCAAGCTGGCATTCAGCCTTCCACTGTGGGTTCAAAACCGATCTAATAGcaactcccccccaaaaaaaccaaaaaacttgaCCTCTGAATGGGGTGTTTAA
- the LOC110148338 gene encoding synaptotagmin-15 isoform X1, producing the protein MAEQVALVIGGILGGLLLLLLLIGVSYYLWKRLCATFTYEELSGTTAASSAQGDAICPPDARTQASRPPGVPFVVPPSLQSRDWVPLSSGEWAQVPQDPYPAPKLLPHTTSSNLGDACVAGTINPELYKIPEDKSEADFPEGCLGRLWFSVEYQQEAERLLVGLIKAQRLHTPSENCGLLVKLHLLPDERRFLQSKTKRRTSSPQFDEQFIFQVSSKSVTQRVLRFSVYLVDRQRKHQLLGQVLFPLKKETLAGNCRHILWRDLEAESLEVKPPSEFGDLQFCLSYNDRLNRLTVVVLRAKGLRLRENTSFVSKVSPWGRAHPMILEPGARVWPSTLAIQFLLACATRSIAASQAMSSLSTQLGCEKLLPYVDPEAAAPWPSPRPLRTLRPSLPLPLPKAVPWLLYCAVCPQPCPSAKQGLPPGQGAVNRVSLHAELDTRLELRSWRNGDPALAHPKCPAPLWGPRQGGGCLPLVRLCIWVTISKLAFSLPLWVQNRSNSNSPPKKPKNLTSEWGV; encoded by the exons ATGGCAG AGCAGGTGGCCCTGGTGATTGGGGGCATCCTtggggggctgctgctgctgctgctgttgattGGGGTGAGCTACTATCTCTGGAAGAGACTCTGTGCCACGTTCACCTATGAGGAGCTGTCAGGGACCACAGCTGCTTCCAGCGCACAGGGAGACGCGATCTGCCCCCCGGATGCCAGGACCCAGGCAAGCAG GCCACCAGGTGTACCATTTGTGGTGCCCCCTTCCCTCCAAAGCCGAGACTGGGTACCCCTGAGCAGCGGAGAGTGGGCCCAGGTCCCACAGGACCCCTACCCAGCCCCGAAGCTCCTGCCCCACACCACCAGCAGCAATCTTG GAGATGCATGCGTGGCAGGGACCATCAACCCTGAGCTCTACAAGATCCCAGAGGACAAAAGTGAGGCTGACTTCCCTGAGGGCTGCCTGGGACGGCTGTGGTTCTCTGTGGAATACCAGCAGGAGGCCGAGCGGCTGCTGGTGGGCCTGATCAAGGCGCAGCGGCTGCACACCCCCTCAGAGAACTGTGGCCTCCTGGTGAAGCTCCACCTGCTGCCGGATGAGCGGCGCTTCCTCCAATCTAAGACCAAACGCAGAACCAGCAGTCCACAGTTCGACGAACAGTTCatctttcag GTATCCAGCAAGAGCGTCACCCAGAGGGTGCTGAGATTCTCAGTGTACCTCGTGGACAGGCAGAGGAAGCATCAACTCCTTGGCCAGGTGCTGTTCCCCCTCAAGAAGGAGACACTGGCGGGCAACTGCCGGCACATCCTCTGGAGAGACCTGGAAGCCGAGAGCCTGGAGGTAAAG CCTCCCTCCGAATTTGGTGACCTCCAGTTCTGCCTCAGCTACAATGACCGTCTGAACCGCCTCACCGTGGTCGTGCTGCGAGCCAAGGGACTCCGGCTCCGGGAGAACACGAGTTTTGTCAGTAAGGTTTCCCCCTGGGGCAGGGCCCACCCCATGATCTTGGAGCCTGGAGCTAGAGTCTGGCCCTCAACCCTGGCCATCCAGTTTCTGCTTGCATGTGCTACCAGGAGCATTGCTGCCTCCCAAGCCATGTCCTCCCTCTCTACACAACTGGGGTGTGAGAAATTGCTTCCTTATGTTGATCCCGAGGCTGCAGCCCCTTGGCCTTCACCAAGACCCCTAAGAACCCTGAGACCAAGTCTGCCCCTCCCTTTGCCCAAAGCAGTGCCTTGGCTGCTGTACTGTGCTGTctgtccccagccctgcccttctGCAAAGCAAGGGCTCCCCCCAGGGCAGGGAGCAGTGAACAGGGTGTCCCTGCATGCAGAGCTTGACACTCGGCTAGAACTCAGGAGCTGGAGGAATGGGGACCCTGCTCTGGCTCACCCTAAATGTCCAGCCCCATTGTGGGGCCCCCGGCAAGGGGGTGGCTGTCTGCCCCTTGTGCGTCTCTGCATTTGGGTCACTATAAGCAAGCTGGCATTCAGCCTTCCACTGTGGGTTCAAAACCGATCTAATAGcaactcccccccaaaaaaaccaaaaaacttgaCCTCTGAATGGGGTGTTTAA
- the LOC110148338 gene encoding synaptotagmin-15 isoform X4, translating into MAEQVALVIGGILGGLLLLLLLIGVSYYLWKRLCATFTYEELSGTTAASSAQGDAICPPDARTQASRPPGVPFVVPPSLQSRDWVPLSSGEWAQVPQDPYPAPKLLPHTTSSNLGDACVAGTINPELYKIPEDKSEADFPEGCLGRLWFSVEYQQEAERLLVGLIKAQRLHTPSENCGLLVKLHLLPDERRFLQSKTKRRTSSPQFDEQFIFQVSSKSVTQRVLRFSVYLVDRQRKHQLLGQVLFPLKKETLAGNCRHILWRDLEAESLEVKPPSEFGDLQFCLSYNDRLNRLTVVVLRAKGLRLRENTSFVSVFVKVSLMNHNKFVKCKKTSAVLGSTNPVYSETFSFKANPAELDTASLSLTVLQSAEGDRSHELGRVVVGPYMYTRGRELEHWNEMLSKPKELVKRWHALCCTTEP; encoded by the exons ATGGCAG AGCAGGTGGCCCTGGTGATTGGGGGCATCCTtggggggctgctgctgctgctgctgttgattGGGGTGAGCTACTATCTCTGGAAGAGACTCTGTGCCACGTTCACCTATGAGGAGCTGTCAGGGACCACAGCTGCTTCCAGCGCACAGGGAGACGCGATCTGCCCCCCGGATGCCAGGACCCAGGCAAGCAG GCCACCAGGTGTACCATTTGTGGTGCCCCCTTCCCTCCAAAGCCGAGACTGGGTACCCCTGAGCAGCGGAGAGTGGGCCCAGGTCCCACAGGACCCCTACCCAGCCCCGAAGCTCCTGCCCCACACCACCAGCAGCAATCTTG GAGATGCATGCGTGGCAGGGACCATCAACCCTGAGCTCTACAAGATCCCAGAGGACAAAAGTGAGGCTGACTTCCCTGAGGGCTGCCTGGGACGGCTGTGGTTCTCTGTGGAATACCAGCAGGAGGCCGAGCGGCTGCTGGTGGGCCTGATCAAGGCGCAGCGGCTGCACACCCCCTCAGAGAACTGTGGCCTCCTGGTGAAGCTCCACCTGCTGCCGGATGAGCGGCGCTTCCTCCAATCTAAGACCAAACGCAGAACCAGCAGTCCACAGTTCGACGAACAGTTCatctttcag GTATCCAGCAAGAGCGTCACCCAGAGGGTGCTGAGATTCTCAGTGTACCTCGTGGACAGGCAGAGGAAGCATCAACTCCTTGGCCAGGTGCTGTTCCCCCTCAAGAAGGAGACACTGGCGGGCAACTGCCGGCACATCCTCTGGAGAGACCTGGAAGCCGAGAGCCTGGAGGTAAAG CCTCCCTCCGAATTTGGTGACCTCCAGTTCTGCCTCAGCTACAATGACCGTCTGAACCGCCTCACCGTGGTCGTGCTGCGAGCCAAGGGACTCCGGCTCCGGGAGAACACGAGTTTTGTCA GTGTGTTTGTCAAAGTGTCTCTGATGAACCACAACAAGTTTGTCAAGTGCAAGAAGACGTCGGCTGTGCTGGGCTCCACCAACCCTGTGTACAGTGAGACCTTCAGCTTCAAAGCCAACCCCGCTGAGCTGGACACTGCGAGCCTCAGCCTGACCGTGCTGCAGAGTGCCGAAGGGGACA GGAGTCACGAGCTGGGCCGGGTGGTGGTGGGCCCCTACATGTACACCCGCGGCAGAGAACTGGAGCACTGGAATGAGATGCTTAGCAAACCCAAGGAGTTGGTGAAACGCTGGCATGCACTTTGCTGCACCACTGAGCCCTAA